A genomic region of Rhodohalobacter sp. 614A contains the following coding sequences:
- a CDS encoding sodium:solute symporter family protein has translation MKSRLGSAMRPALMLIGLLLLAGLLIHFFTDNQLSWPAYISMMVFYSLIFGLGAYAAQLRTANDSDSFLLAGRQLPLLLAVFTMSATWVGGGYINGTAEYTYSSGLVWVQAPWGYAMSLIIGGLFFARKMRRKGYRTLLDPLEEKFGKRISALFFLPALSGEVFWTAAILTALGTTFGAIAGLDTSTAIILSALITIAYTALGGLWAVALTDFLQLILLLVGLSLTVPFALDAVGGWPAAWEQYQNTFGAAASFFPSREALGNYYWNWWDYALLLCFGGIPWQVYFQRVLASRDENTAVRLSVIAGVVCLIAAVPAVLIGIAGQTADWSLLNAPAPPDAASTLPWVIRYLTPGWVGIIGLGAVTAAVMSSADSSILSASSMSGWNVYRPLFKPKIDTKNLRKLVQRMIWIIGIAAMLIALNIQSVYELWFLCSDFVYCLLFPALVCALFDPKANGVGALAGFIVAAILRFGGGDATLGIPVLLPYPMMEDGVSLFPFRTLAMTSGLVTIIIVSRIRSFFR, from the coding sequence ATGAAATCCAGGTTAGGATCAGCAATGCGTCCGGCATTAATGCTGATCGGTCTTCTCCTCCTTGCGGGGCTGTTGATTCATTTTTTTACAGATAATCAGTTAAGCTGGCCGGCTTATATCTCGATGATGGTTTTCTATTCTCTGATATTTGGCCTCGGAGCCTATGCTGCACAATTACGCACAGCAAATGATAGCGACAGTTTTCTTCTGGCAGGCCGCCAACTCCCGCTTCTGCTCGCGGTTTTTACCATGAGTGCCACCTGGGTAGGAGGTGGTTATATTAATGGTACTGCAGAATACACGTACAGTTCCGGGTTGGTTTGGGTACAGGCTCCATGGGGGTATGCTATGAGCCTGATTATTGGCGGATTATTCTTTGCCAGAAAGATGCGCCGAAAGGGATACCGAACTCTCCTTGATCCACTTGAAGAAAAGTTTGGGAAACGAATTTCTGCACTTTTTTTCCTTCCGGCTCTTTCGGGAGAGGTGTTTTGGACAGCAGCTATTCTAACGGCACTTGGTACTACTTTTGGAGCTATCGCCGGTTTGGATACATCTACAGCTATCATTTTATCGGCTCTCATCACCATTGCTTACACCGCATTGGGTGGACTCTGGGCCGTTGCTCTTACCGATTTTTTGCAGCTTATTCTTTTGCTTGTCGGACTTTCATTAACGGTTCCTTTTGCTTTGGATGCCGTTGGCGGATGGCCGGCAGCCTGGGAGCAATATCAAAATACATTTGGTGCAGCTGCCAGTTTTTTTCCATCAAGAGAAGCACTTGGAAATTATTACTGGAATTGGTGGGATTACGCACTTTTACTCTGCTTTGGCGGTATTCCGTGGCAAGTCTACTTTCAACGTGTGCTGGCTTCGCGTGATGAAAATACTGCTGTTCGGCTTTCCGTCATTGCCGGTGTGGTATGTTTGATTGCTGCGGTACCTGCCGTTCTGATTGGAATTGCCGGTCAGACGGCTGATTGGAGTTTGCTGAATGCCCCGGCTCCGCCAGATGCCGCATCAACCCTTCCGTGGGTAATCCGATACCTGACACCGGGCTGGGTTGGAATTATCGGGCTGGGTGCTGTGACTGCGGCTGTGATGTCTTCAGCAGATTCGTCTATTCTTTCCGCTTCATCAATGTCCGGGTGGAATGTCTATCGTCCATTATTCAAACCGAAGATCGACACCAAAAACCTGAGAAAGCTGGTCCAGCGGATGATCTGGATTATCGGAATTGCAGCCATGCTGATTGCATTGAATATTCAAAGTGTATATGAACTGTGGTTTCTTTGCAGCGATTTCGTTTATTGCCTGCTGTTTCCGGCGCTGGTTTGTGCACTCTTTGATCCCAAAGCAAATGGTGTAGGTGCTTTAGCCGGTTTTATCGTGGCCGCAATTCTTCGATTTGGCGGGGGAGATGCAACGCTTGGGATTCCGGTTCTTTTGCCGTATCCAATGATGGAAGATGGGGTTTCACTGTTTCCATTCAGAACATTGGCAATGACCTCCGGATTAGTAACCATCATCATCGTTTCCAGAATTCGTTCTTTTTTCCGGTGA
- a CDS encoding LytR/AlgR family response regulator transcription factor yields the protein MHAGKHILFWILAGSILVVSFGNSYENYTQSFYFVTFLLPVAMATSYFFNYYLVPKFLLERKYVRFSIYTMYTVIVSLYLEMIVVLISFIILANYNYNELDPMMTNIFALGFSVYLIVLIKAFYLLFRRVKNNEFKVQQLMEEKESLKTEFIAVRADRTNHQVKLDDLIYLESLSDYVQLHTKDQILTTRETISSFEENLPETFIRIHRSYIINQNHIDTFNTTSVTVNGSELPISRTYKSSTLAVLEGK from the coding sequence ATGCACGCAGGTAAACATATACTTTTTTGGATATTAGCTGGTTCCATACTGGTCGTCAGCTTTGGAAACAGCTATGAAAATTACACCCAAAGCTTTTACTTCGTCACCTTCCTTCTTCCGGTTGCGATGGCCACTTCTTACTTTTTCAATTATTACCTGGTACCAAAATTTTTACTCGAACGAAAGTACGTTCGGTTCTCCATCTATACTATGTACACCGTCATCGTTTCTCTTTACCTAGAGATGATTGTGGTTTTGATATCGTTCATCATTCTCGCAAATTATAATTACAACGAACTGGACCCGATGATGACAAATATATTCGCGCTTGGGTTTTCGGTTTATCTGATTGTATTGATCAAGGCATTTTACCTCCTCTTCAGGCGGGTGAAGAATAATGAATTCAAAGTGCAGCAATTAATGGAAGAGAAAGAATCCCTGAAAACGGAGTTTATCGCGGTTCGGGCAGACCGAACCAATCACCAGGTGAAATTGGACGATCTCATTTACCTTGAAAGTCTTAGTGATTATGTTCAGCTTCACACAAAAGATCAAATCTTAACTACCCGCGAAACGATTTCGTCTTTTGAGGAAAATCTGCCGGAAACGTTTATCCGGATTCACCGATCCTACATTATCAACCAAAATCATATTGATACGTTTAATACGACCTCTGTAACTGTGAATGGTTCTGAATTGCCGATCAGCCGCACATATAAATCGAGTACACTTGCCGTGCTTGAGGGGAAATAA
- a CDS encoding MotA/TolQ/ExbB proton channel family protein — MLDLFYEGGPLFMGILTIILIALIATAVYSFIGTKKGSSGAKSISLVKEIGIFGLVVGILGQLIGLVQAFDAIERAVDVSPALLAHGLKISMITTLYGMIIFLIAWLLYIGLKVKIDRE, encoded by the coding sequence ATGCTTGATCTATTTTATGAAGGCGGACCACTTTTTATGGGTATTTTAACGATTATTTTGATCGCTTTAATTGCAACAGCAGTTTATTCATTCATTGGAACCAAAAAAGGAAGTTCCGGAGCGAAATCAATTTCGTTAGTAAAAGAGATTGGAATTTTTGGATTGGTCGTCGGTATTCTCGGTCAATTGATAGGTCTTGTTCAAGCCTTTGATGCCATTGAGCGTGCCGTAGATGTCTCCCCGGCTTTATTGGCCCACGGACTGAAAATTTCCATGATTACAACCCTTTACGGGATGATCATCTTTTTGATTGCCTGGCTTCTTTACATTGGTTTAAAAGTAAAAATAGATAGAGAGTAA
- a CDS encoding serine hydrolase, giving the protein MEKILAVLALVLCCIPSLLEAQPWVQELDSVLLTLTEQEMFNGQVLLVEKDEIVFYNGYGSYDNKPIDTTSLLPIASVSKSITAFGIMILKEQGKLSYDDKITEYLPGMPYPDITIRQLLNQTSGIPNFLSVAIEYGDTTRVMNRVMNKDRIFELIKDVSPTAGKAGEKFFYNNSNYLLCRSIIESVSGMSYSDFMAQNLWEPLDMNQTESDTNDYPEDIQINTNNFYNPESEINSTARDLFRFSQALTNDILVSQESVEEAFSQTRLNDGTISNYGLGWYIRETPDNKSVGHWGGGELIKSYLEIYLTEEKKLVILSVNSTGYIDKTYRVIRNIWENKPYEIPTQLSEYDIDPKLFQQYTGRYLTPNLGLLHISTENGKLYLRPDPVPGKEELVPSSDSTFYFRNQDLEWQFYHSGKGDVIGFGFKDDRKNMGPKQD; this is encoded by the coding sequence ATGGAAAAAATCCTGGCAGTTTTAGCACTTGTTTTATGTTGTATTCCGTCCCTATTGGAAGCTCAGCCTTGGGTTCAGGAATTAGATTCTGTATTACTTACCCTTACCGAGCAGGAGATGTTCAACGGGCAGGTATTGCTCGTCGAGAAAGACGAGATTGTATTCTATAACGGGTATGGTTCGTATGACAACAAGCCGATTGATACAACAAGTTTATTACCCATTGCATCGGTCTCAAAATCGATTACGGCTTTCGGCATCATGATTCTCAAAGAACAGGGAAAACTTAGCTATGATGACAAGATAACCGAGTACCTGCCGGGAATGCCTTATCCAGACATTACAATCCGACAGTTGTTGAATCAAACCAGCGGCATTCCAAATTTCTTATCAGTAGCGATTGAATATGGTGATACGACGCGGGTGATGAATCGGGTGATGAATAAGGATAGGATTTTCGAACTAATTAAAGATGTAAGTCCCACTGCAGGTAAAGCCGGCGAAAAGTTTTTTTATAACAATTCGAATTACCTGTTATGCAGAAGTATTATTGAAAGCGTTTCGGGAATGTCCTATTCAGATTTCATGGCGCAAAACCTCTGGGAGCCCCTGGATATGAATCAAACTGAATCCGATACCAATGATTACCCGGAAGATATTCAGATCAATACCAACAACTTTTATAATCCGGAAAGTGAAATTAATAGTACAGCAAGGGATCTTTTCCGGTTTTCACAGGCTTTAACCAACGATATCCTGGTCAGTCAGGAATCTGTTGAAGAAGCATTTTCCCAAACACGGTTGAATGATGGAACAATTAGCAATTATGGGTTGGGTTGGTACATCCGGGAAACACCTGACAATAAATCCGTAGGACACTGGGGTGGTGGAGAATTAATTAAGTCATATTTGGAAATATATCTAACCGAAGAAAAAAAGCTGGTTATTCTCTCCGTCAACTCCACCGGCTACATCGATAAAACCTACCGGGTGATTAGAAATATCTGGGAGAATAAACCTTACGAAATTCCGACTCAGCTTAGCGAATATGATATAGATCCCAAATTATTCCAGCAATACACAGGCCGTTATTTAACTCCTAATTTAGGTCTGCTTCATATCAGTACTGAAAACGGAAAGTTATACCTGAGGCCGGACCCTGTGCCGGGCAAGGAAGAATTGGTTCCCTCTTCAGACTCCACATTTTATTTTAGAAACCAGGATTTAGAGTGGCAGTTCTACCATAGCGGGAAGGGAGATGTTATCGGGTTTGGATTTAAGGATGACAGGAAAAACATGGGACCTAAACAGGATTAG
- a CDS encoding alpha/beta hydrolase family protein, translated as MRLFEICILVTLFITACGHFIKPEKRPKSLIYLPFFVLLLILLHLLIEGFRWQIVPAYFLTLLFLIQSVRLIKRKQNLFVYNDRKWLRILGGVCSILLLIVSGVLVSILPVFDLPEATGPYTVGTTTFMLEDSDREEVITGNPNDNRKLMVRAWYPSDDLSSNVKEMEYMHPYEAEYFAKKYGLPAFTLNHLRHVDTNVYEDLIVSGQESTFPVLLFSHGYKVPPATYASFLSEIASHGYIIFAVNYPYQSVATVFPDGNKVSFDYRYESRNFENVWEQIVELEENFWAAESDSAKRYIIREISNLYPNAEMMRQWAVDLSFVIDELEEINSQTNNRFFGKLNLDKIGAFGHSAGGGTAGQLMLTDSRVKAGINWDGAQWADMIDSTLTKPFLRIEAVYEPTKFAPNDLVFHNVNEEVHYNVKVDGFGHSNFSDIPLLIPVQAVNQAGDMDPIRAIELINEYSITFFDKYLRDDQGIEVTDLNQKYPEVE; from the coding sequence ATGCGATTATTTGAAATTTGTATCCTCGTTACTCTTTTTATAACGGCATGCGGCCATTTCATTAAACCTGAAAAACGGCCGAAAAGCTTGATTTATTTGCCTTTTTTTGTGCTGCTCCTGATTCTCTTGCACCTGCTGATTGAAGGGTTCAGATGGCAAATAGTGCCGGCTTATTTCCTAACATTGCTGTTTTTAATTCAGTCAGTTCGACTCATCAAACGAAAGCAAAACTTGTTCGTTTATAACGACCGAAAATGGCTTCGGATATTGGGTGGAGTTTGTTCAATTCTTCTTTTGATCGTTTCCGGTGTGTTGGTTTCGATACTCCCCGTTTTTGATTTGCCTGAAGCCACAGGTCCATATACAGTTGGAACGACAACATTTATGCTTGAAGATTCCGATAGGGAAGAGGTCATCACCGGAAATCCCAATGACAATCGAAAGCTGATGGTACGTGCCTGGTATCCCTCTGATGATCTGTCTTCAAATGTGAAAGAGATGGAATATATGCATCCGTATGAAGCGGAGTATTTTGCAAAGAAATATGGATTGCCGGCATTCACGTTGAATCATTTGAGACATGTTGATACAAATGTTTACGAGGATCTGATTGTTTCCGGTCAGGAATCAACATTTCCTGTTCTTCTTTTCTCTCACGGATACAAGGTTCCGCCGGCCACATATGCATCCTTTTTGAGTGAAATCGCCAGTCACGGCTACATCATTTTTGCAGTCAATTATCCCTATCAATCGGTCGCAACGGTTTTCCCCGATGGCAATAAGGTTTCTTTTGATTACCGGTACGAATCCAGAAACTTCGAGAATGTCTGGGAACAGATTGTTGAACTCGAAGAGAATTTTTGGGCCGCTGAGAGCGATTCTGCAAAACGGTATATTATTCGCGAAATTTCCAATCTCTATCCCAATGCAGAAATGATGCGGCAATGGGCAGTCGACCTCTCTTTTGTGATTGATGAATTGGAAGAGATCAATTCCCAAACCAATAATCGATTTTTTGGCAAACTGAACCTTGACAAGATCGGGGCGTTTGGCCACTCGGCAGGAGGGGGCACAGCCGGACAACTGATGCTTACTGATTCAAGAGTAAAAGCCGGGATAAATTGGGACGGTGCCCAATGGGCTGATATGATCGACTCAACGCTTACGAAACCATTCTTGAGAATTGAAGCGGTTTACGAACCTACAAAATTTGCCCCGAATGACTTGGTCTTCCACAATGTAAACGAAGAAGTTCATTACAATGTAAAAGTTGATGGTTTTGGCCATAGCAACTTCAGCGATATTCCTTTGTTGATACCGGTTCAGGCCGTCAACCAGGCGGGAGATATGGATCCCATTCGGGCGATTGAATTGATCAACGAATACTCGATCACTTTTTTTGATAAATATCTTCGTGATGATCAGGGAATTGAAGTAACCGATTTGAATCAAAAATATCCTGAAGTGGAGTAG